One Ricinus communis isolate WT05 ecotype wild-type chromosome 2, ASM1957865v1, whole genome shotgun sequence DNA segment encodes these proteins:
- the LOC8277144 gene encoding pentatricopeptide repeat-containing protein At1g71420: MHFAMPRPNFRACHFSFRNFTSSNLLPAPKPDDRFNELRFLSTRGQIDEALSLFYNAPLPLPHSQQTYATLFHACARHGYLQQGIYLHQHLLLNNKNQGNRPLGVFVTNHLINMYAKCGDLEYARQLFAEMPERNVVSWTALISGYAQHGQAYECSRLFSSMLMHCRPNEFALTSNLSSCDYDHGKQVHALAFKMGLDATVYIGNTLISMYSNNGDSDDEAWSVFANLEYRNLVSWNSMIAGFQVRKLGAKAISLFSQMHRDGIGFDRATLLSVLSSLSEGYSAVSDVGLNYCFQLHCLSIRSAFVLQVEVATALVKAYSDLGGEVTDCYKLFLETGCYKDIVSWTGIITALAERQPEEALFLFRQLHREDLAPDWYTFSIVLKACAGLGTERQALTVHSRVIKAGFEGDVVLENALIHAYARCGSIFLSKQVFDEMRMRNLVSWNSMLKAYALHGQAKEALHLFSEMNVRPDSATMVALLSACSHAGMVEEGIKIFESMSDRHGIFPQLDHYACMVDILGRAGRVFEAKELISTMPMEPDAVVWSALLGSCRKHGETYLAKLAADRLKQLEPRNSLGYVQMSNIYSSGGSYTAAGFIRNEMRGSRVKKEPGLSWIEIDNTVHEFASGGRRHPQRKAICCRLDVLIGQLKEKGYVPETSSAMHDIEEEHKEEQLYHHSEKLALAFAVMNEGSQNCGDSVIKIMKNIRICVDCHTFMKLASNLLHKEIIVRDSNRFHRFKNGTCSCYDYW; this comes from the coding sequence ATGCATTTTGCAATGCCACGACCTAACTTTCGCGCGTGTCATTTCTCCTTCAGAAACTTCACCTCCAGCAATCTTCTTCCAGCTCCCAAACCCGATGACCGTTTCAACGAGCTGCGCTTCCTTTCCACGCGTGGCCAGATTGACGAAGCACTCTCCCTCTTCTACAATGCACCGCTTCCACTACCGCATTCCCAACAAACCTACGCCACTCTCTTTCATGCATGTGCACGGCATGGATACCTTCAGCAAGGCATTTACTTACACCAACACTTGcttttaaacaataaaaatcaGGGAAATCGTCCGCTAGGCGTGTTCGTGACCAACCATCTAATCAATATGTACGCCAAGTGCGGGGATCTGGAATATGCGCGCCAATTGTTTGCTGAGATGCCTGAAAGAAATGTTGTTTCTTGGACTGCGCTTATTTCTGGGTACGCGCAACATGGGCAAGCTTACGAGTGTTCTCGCTTGTTTTCTAGCATGTTGATGCATTGTCGGCCTAATGAGTTTGCGCTCACGAGTAATCTAAGTTCTTGTGATTATGACCATGGCAAGCAGGTGCATGCACTTGCTTTTAAAATGGGGTTAGATGCTACTGTTTACATTGGAAATACTCTTATTTCAATGTACAGCAATAATGGTGACAGTGATGATGAAGCTTGGTCTGTGTTTGCGAATTTAGAATATCGTAATCTTGTTTCTTGGAATTCAATGATTGCCGGGTTTCAGGTCAGAAAACTTGGGGCTAAAGCAATTAGTCTTTTTAGCCAAATGCATAGAGATGGAATTGGGTTTGACCGTGCCACGTTGCTTAGTGTTTTATCTTCCTTGAGTGAAGGCTACAGTGCTGTTTCTGACGTGGGTCTTAACTATTGTTTTCAGTTGCATTGTCTTAGTATAAGAAGTGCCTTTGTGTTGCAAGTCGAAGTTGCAACCGCATTGGTGAAAGCCTATTCAGATCTTGGGGGAGAAGTTACTGATTGTTACAAGCTTTTCTTGGAGACTGGTTGCTATAAAGATATTGTTTCTTGGACTGGGATTATAACTGCATTGGCTGAAAGACAACCTGAAGAAGCCCTCTTCCTTTTCCGTCAATTGCATAGGGAAGATCTTGCTCCAGACTGGTATACATTTTCTATTGTCTTGAAAGCTTGTGCAGGTTTGGGGACGGAAAGGCAGGCCTTGACAGTTCATTCTCGAGTAATTAAAGCTGGGTTTGAGGGTGATGTAGTGCTTGAAAATGCATTGATCCATGCCTATGCAAGGTGTGGTTCCATTTTCTTGTCCAAGCAAGTTTTTGATGAAATGAGAATGCGTAATTTAGTTTCTTGGAACTCAATGCTGAAGGCTTATGCCCTGCATGGCCAAGCTAAGGAGGCATTACATCTCTTTTCTGAAATGAATGTCCGTCCTGATTCTGCTACCATGGTGGCTTTACTTTCAGCATGCAGCCATGCTGGAATGGTGGAAGAAGGGATCAAAATATTTGAGTCAATGTCTGACAGACATGGTATTTTTCCACAATTAGATCATTATGcttgcatggttgatattctTGGCCGAGCTGGGCGTGTTTTTGAGGCAAAGGAGCTTATAAGTACAATGCCGATGGAGCCCGATGCTGTGGTTTGGAGTGCACTACTTGGCTCTTGTAGGAAGCATGGTGAGACATACTTGGCCAAGTTAGCAGCAGATAGACTGAAGCAGTTGGAACCCAGAAATTCACTAGGCTATGTACAAATGTCAAACATTTATTCTTCTGGAGGTAGTTACACTGCAGCAGGGTTTATTAGGAACGAAATGAGGGGCTCTAGAGTAAAAAAGGAGCCTGGTTTAAGCTGGATTGAGATTGATAATACGGTGCATGAGTTTGCTTCTGGAGGCAGACGCCATCCTCAAAGAAAGGCCATATGCTGCAGGCTTGATGTATTGATTGGTCAGTTGAAGGAGAAAGGCTATGTGCCAGAGACAAGCTCGGCAATGCATGACATTGAGGAGGAACATAAAGAGGAGCAGTTGTACCATCATAGTGAGAAGCTGGCTTTGGCATTTGCTGTGATGAATGAAGGTAGTCAGAATTGTGGGGATAGTGTAATAAAAATCATGAAGAACATTAGAATCTGTGTCGACTGTCACACCTTTATGAAGTTAGCATCAAACCTTCTTCATAAGGAGATTATTGTGAGAGACTCAAACCGTTTCCACCGATTCAAAAATGGGACGTGCTCTTGTTATGACTACTGGTAA